GCCATCGTATTTATTTACTGTCCCAATTTCTTTCTCAATATCCGCTTTTGCAACATTTACCGCTTGTTCATCAGTAATACTTGCCGCCGCAGGAATTTTTTTATCTTCTAAATTCGGAATAACCTGTCCGAAAAATGCTTTTACATTATTATCTTTATCAAGCGTAACAGTTTGATCTGATCCATACACAGGGACATTATTATGCTTCTCAACTAACTTCACATGTGTTGTACCTGATTCATCGTCTTTTTCTTCACCAATGATATTGAAATGTTTGTCAATATTTCCTGCCAATTTAAACATATCTTTTTTGCTCTCTAAATATTGAAACACTGTCTCTTTTTTATCTAGCCCTTCCGGTGCTTTCCATTCTTCGCCTATGTAAGCTGGTGTTTTAAACTCTTGGTGATACTGGATCTTTTGCTCTTCCGCTTTTGTTTTTGTTGCTCCAAACGCCCCAAATCCTCCAACGATAACGGATAACGCTAATGCTGATGAAACGACTTGCTTTTTCAATCTAACACTCCCCATTCCCCTAAAAGTTTTTGACACTTTTATAATTTTCTGACAAATGAAGGTAATTCCTGCTAAAAAAATATTGAGAAACATTTTTCTCACAATTTCATCCATAAAAAAAAGAGCATCTTATTAGATGCTCTCTTCTCGTCATTTCTTTATTGTTTTTTCATTTCAATCGCTAAATAATGTGATTGCTCTGTCGCTTTAATGTGAATATCTTCTTCAATTGCTTCCGCCGCATCGCGCATGACAAGTGTTTCATCATTTACAACGCTACTTCCTTCAATTTGCACAAGGTAAACTTGGCGCCCTTCTTTAACAGGGAAACTAATTTCTTTACCAGTTTCTAATGATAAAGAGTATAAATTGGCATCTTGATGAATACCAATTGGTGCATCACCTTCATCTGGAGATACCATATGGAACCATACATTTTCACGATTATTCCAATCAAATTTAAATTCACCATAGTTCGGTTTATGGCCAGCACGATCCGGTAAAATCCAAATTTGCAATAAACGTAATGTTTCATTTCCTAAGTTATGCTCACTATGGAATACGCCAGTTCCAGCGCTCATATATTGAACATGTCCACGCTCAATTGTTCCGCGGTTCCCCATGCTATCTTGGTGCGTTAGTTCTCCGTCTACAACGTAAGAAATAATCTCCATATCACGATGCGGATGCATATCAAATCCTGTTTGTGCTGCGACTAAATCATCATTAATAACACGTAATGCTCCGAAATTCATGTTATTGGGATTATAATAATCTGCAAAAGAAAAATGAAAATGTGTGTTTAACCAACCATGATTTGCTCTTCCCATATTTTTATGATCAACTTTTCTAAACATATTTTTCACCTCATATTATCTCGAATTCGAGATATTTATTTAAAATTTTTTATTACTGTAATTTCCGCAGTAATTCTAATAACTGTTTCTGTTCATCTCGATTTAACTTACAAAACTTCTCCGATTGAAATGTTTCCTGGGGCGGAACCACTTCTTCATATAAAGCTCTTCCCTTTTCTGTTAACGAAAGATACTTCGTAGTGCCTTCTTGCTCACGCTGAATCCAATCCAGCTTCTCCATCTTATTTAAAAGCTGAGTAACATTTCCTTTCGTAACAAATAACTTATTTCCAAGCTCTTGTTGCGTTAAGCGATCATGTCCCCCAATTTGAGCTAACACATCAAACTGAGCAGCAGATAAACCCCATTTTTTCAAATGCTGGTTCGTCTCGCGAATACTTCTATTATAGAAACGTGATAAACGAAACCATAATAACAATCCAAGTCTTTCTTCTGCTTTCATTCCATCACCTCGCTCGTTTGATACTCTTAGTTTAGAACTAAACTTTAAAAATGTCAATAGCTTCATTTTAGTAAGTAACAAACAAAAGCACAGCGTAATTTCTCCACCATGCTTTACATTAAACTTCTATTTTTATATTCATTCAATTTCCTCTCTGCGAATCCTCTCGCATCTTTTTCAATCCATCTATCTTCATATAACTCATTTCCAACATCCAATACATCGTTCTCATCCTGCATAGCATGCCGAAATTCATGTAATAACGTTTGGAGCACTTGCTCATATTCTTCCCACATACAAATGAAAATTAATTGTTTTTCTTTATGATAAAAACCGTGTACAGGAAATAAAAATTCCTCTTCCTCTTCCCCTAATGCTAAAAGAACACTATTTGCATCGCATGTATCACAAAAAATCACTGGTGTTTTACGTATTTCAATAAGAGAAAACAAATCCTCTCTAAGCCGTTTGACATCCCAAGGAAGCTCCGAATCCAACACATACCAATTATCGACTTGTTGATATACATTTTGAAGCGGGAGTTCCATTTCCCTCGATTCCCCTTTCCAAGCCCTCTTTTTCTATATATATGCCACAATATGGTAAATATTAAACGTATACTTCTCTTCCAAGTAGCATCCAGTTCATAAAACGTTCAAAAAAGATTCCAGCAAGGGGGTTGATTTATACAAATTACTAGATTATAATTATTATAAATTAGTAATTTGTATCACATAATAACTCAAAAGGGGATTGATCATAATGAATAAACAAGTAATCGAAGTACTAAACAAACAAGTAGCAAACTGGAGCGTTCTATTTACAAAACTACACAACTTCCATTGGTATGTAAAAGGACCACAATTCTTCACATTACATGAGAAATTCGAACAATTTTATACAGAAGCAGCTACTAACATCGACGAAATTGCAGAACGCATTTTAGCAATTGGCGGAAAACCAGTAGCAACAATGAAAGAATACTTAGAACTATCTTCTGTTCAAGAAGCGGCTTACGGAGAGACTGCAGAAGGGATGGTAGAGGCAATTATGAAAGACTATGAAATGATGCTAACTGAACTGAAAAAAGGTATGGAAATCGCACAAGATTCCGATGACGAAATGACATCTGACTTACTACTAGGCATCTACACAGAACTAGAAAAACACGCTTGGATGCTACGTGCATTCTTGAATCAATAATATATTAAAAGCTGAAGCGGCTAGAGCTGGATAACATGAAAATCGACAGCTCTACTTACCCCCTAAATAAATTAGGGGGTTTTTCAAGTACATGAAATGATATCGATTGTTTCTTAAAAAATATATCGCCGATTCGATAAAGTGACCCTTTAATCATTGGGAGGTTTTCAATCCCCCAATGATTATTAGCCCACACCAATTGGACTTTTACGAGCAGCCCGACTCCCACCTAACTTCTTTGCTTCCGCCGAATTTTGAGGTGGGAGTCTTACTGCCCTCAAATAGCGGGATAAATGATGACAAAGACATAAGCCCCTAGTCTCTTCTTCCAGCCATTCACAAAATCTTTCCAATTTATTTAGGGGGAATTTCATATATTACCATCCCTTTTATGTTAAAATATAGAAAATCAAACTCTAGTAATTAGGATCAACACATCTTTTCCAAATTCATCATTTACTAATAAATGGCGGGAGTGGTTCAGTTGAAAGACTACTTAATTAGAGCATGTTTCGCATTAATAACTGTTGGGATTACTTTACTTATAGCCAATATTTTCAATATACATATAAGCGTAAATCGCTACCCTTTCCTCATCATTATAGCAATCGCCGGCGGTTGGGGCGGCTGGTACCTATTAAAAAAACGTAATACGAATACAGAAAAAGGCATTCCAAAATAATATAGAATGCCTTTTTCTGTATTCTGTTTTTTCCTCCACTCACCTAAACTGGACTAATCATTTGCAACATTTCAATAATGTTGTCATGATTATCCATATATATACATACCATTTTTTATATAAAAATGACATGTGTTTTATAATCAATTATCAATATGTTTGTATTATGGTAACTGCTTCCACTTATTCCCCATAATAGGACGCTTATAGTTTTTCATTTTATTAACTAATTCCTCGGCAGTCTTTGCTGAAACAATTAATTCTTTATTAGATGGATTCATAAAGCCTTCTTCTGCTGCACGGTCGACCATCTGTAAAATTGGTCCATAGAAGTCTTTAATATTTAATAGACCAACTGGCTTATCATGTATACCAATTTGTGACCAACATACCACTTCAAATAGCTCTTCAAATGTTCCATATCCGCCCGGCAGTGCAATAAATGCATCTGCGAGCTCTCCCATTTTCGCTTTACGTTCATGCATTGTCTCAACTTCAATTAACTCTGTTAACCCTGTATGAACGATTTCTCCACGGAATAAACCACGCGGCATAACACCCGTCACACGTCCACCTAAACGAAGAACTTCGTTTGCTACTTCACCCATTAGTCCAACGCATGAACCACCGTATACAAGCTCACAATTGTTTTTAACAAGCACTTTGCCAAGCTGAATCGCTTGCTCTTTAAATTCAGATCTTTCTCCTAAGTTGGAACCTGCAAACACACAAACCTTTCTCATCCCCACACCCCAAAACTATATATTGTTATGATACAATTAATATTGTACAACATATTGAAGGGATGAGAAAGAAATGGATATTGTTGCATTTCAAAGATGGGTTGAGGAATTTTACGAAAAGCGGAGCTGGTCACAGTATAATTCCTTTATTCGCTTAAATTTCTTAACAGAAGAAGTTGGAGAAGTTTCACGCGTTGTGCGTGCTATTGAAATCGGTCGTGATCGCCCAGATGAACAAACAAAGGGACAAGAAGAATTGAAGCTTGAATTAAAAGAAGAGCTCGGAGATGTGCTTGCGAATCTCATTGTTCTTTCGCAAAAATACGATTTAGATTTACAAGACATAATGAACGCGCACGTAGAAAAAATTTCCAAACGATTCGAAACAATCAAATGAGAATATTTATCAATTATGATATGATAGACTTGTCATAATTCAAAGGAGGATTTTATGTTATCTACAAAATTACATGATGCACTTAATGACCAAATGAACTTTGAGTTTTACTCTGCTCACGTTTACATGGCGATGGCCGCTTACTGCACAGCAGAAAGCTACGATGGATTCGCTAACTTCTTCCTGGTACAAGCAGAAGAAGAGCGTTTCCACGCAATGAAGCTTTACAATTACATTAATGATCGCGGTGAACGTGCAATTATCACTGGATTCGAAAATCCAAACAACGAATACGAATCTGTATTAAGTGCTTTTGAAATCGCACTTGAGCATGAGCGTGAAGTAACGAAACGCATTTACAACTTATCTGATATTGCATGGGATGAGCGCGAACATGCGACAATTACATTTTTAAAATGGTTCGTTGACGAACAAGTTGAAGAAGAAGCTTCTTTCGATAGTATCATTCAAAAATTAAAACGCATTACAAGCGATTCGAACGCATTATTTATGCTAGATGCCGAATTAGAGAAACGTACATTTACGCCTCCAGCTGAATAATATTTTTGATCACCTTAATGAATTTG
The DNA window shown above is from Bacillus clarus and carries:
- a CDS encoding DUF3920 family protein produces the protein MELPLQNVYQQVDNWYVLDSELPWDVKRLREDLFSLIEIRKTPVIFCDTCDANSVLLALGEEEEEFLFPVHGFYHKEKQLIFICMWEEYEQVLQTLLHEFRHAMQDENDVLDVGNELYEDRWIEKDARGFAERKLNEYKNRSLM
- a CDS encoding MazG nucleotide pyrophosphohydrolase domain-containing protein, whose product is MDIVAFQRWVEEFYEKRSWSQYNSFIRLNFLTEEVGEVSRVVRAIEIGRDRPDEQTKGQEELKLELKEELGDVLANLIVLSQKYDLDLQDIMNAHVEKISKRFETIK
- a CDS encoding TIGR00730 family Rossman fold protein, translating into MRKVCVFAGSNLGERSEFKEQAIQLGKVLVKNNCELVYGGSCVGLMGEVANEVLRLGGRVTGVMPRGLFRGEIVHTGLTELIEVETMHERKAKMGELADAFIALPGGYGTFEELFEVVCWSQIGIHDKPVGLLNIKDFYGPILQMVDRAAEEGFMNPSNKELIVSAKTAEELVNKMKNYKRPIMGNKWKQLP
- a CDS encoding MarR family winged helix-turn-helix transcriptional regulator, encoding MKAEERLGLLLWFRLSRFYNRSIRETNQHLKKWGLSAAQFDVLAQIGGHDRLTQQELGNKLFVTKGNVTQLLNKMEKLDWIQREQEGTTKYLSLTEKGRALYEEVVPPQETFQSEKFCKLNRDEQKQLLELLRKLQ
- a CDS encoding pirin family protein is translated as MFRKVDHKNMGRANHGWLNTHFHFSFADYYNPNNMNFGALRVINDDLVAAQTGFDMHPHRDMEIISYVVDGELTHQDSMGNRGTIERGHVQYMSAGTGVFHSEHNLGNETLRLLQIWILPDRAGHKPNYGEFKFDWNNRENVWFHMVSPDEGDAPIGIHQDANLYSLSLETGKEISFPVKEGRQVYLVQIEGSSVVNDETLVMRDAAEAIEEDIHIKATEQSHYLAIEMKKQ
- a CDS encoding ferritin gives rise to the protein MLSTKLHDALNDQMNFEFYSAHVYMAMAAYCTAESYDGFANFFLVQAEEERFHAMKLYNYINDRGERAIITGFENPNNEYESVLSAFEIALEHEREVTKRIYNLSDIAWDEREHATITFLKWFVDEQVEEEASFDSIIQKLKRITSDSNALFMLDAELEKRTFTPPAE
- a CDS encoding Dps family protein; the protein is MNKQVIEVLNKQVANWSVLFTKLHNFHWYVKGPQFFTLHEKFEQFYTEAATNIDEIAERILAIGGKPVATMKEYLELSSVQEAAYGETAEGMVEAIMKDYEMMLTELKKGMEIAQDSDDEMTSDLLLGIYTELEKHAWMLRAFLNQ